One window of Trifolium pratense cultivar HEN17-A07 linkage group LG5, ARS_RC_1.1, whole genome shotgun sequence genomic DNA carries:
- the LOC123885518 gene encoding protein Brevis radix-like 2: MLTCIACSKNLNNGSLPHQEEDEAVQTPSTKQAIKALTSQIKDMAVKASGAYKNCKPCSGSSNKNKKYADSDMGSESARFNCAYRRTGSASSTPRMWGKEMEARLKGISSGEGTPTSVSGRTESVVFMEEEDEPKEWVAQVEPGVLITFVSLPQGGNDLKRIRFSREMFNKWQAQRWWAENYDKVMELYNVQRFNQQTVPLPTPPRSEDESSKIESSRDSPVTPPLSKERLPRHIHHQMGMGYSSSDSLDHHFMQPQPFYETSRLASKSNLSDIGVSKTERSSIDASVRTSSSGDEEDHSGELSISNASDMETEWVEQDEPGVYITIRSLPGGTRELRRVRFSREKFGEMHARLWWEENRARIQEQYL, translated from the exons ATGTTGACTTGCATAGCTTGTTCTAAGAATCTTAATAATGGATCTCTTCCTCATCAAGAAGAGGATGAAGCTGTGCAAACACCTAGCACCAAACAAGCCATTAAAGCTCTCACTTCTCAG aTCAAGGACATGGCAGTGAAGGCTTCTGGAGCCTATAAGAATTGTAAGCCTTGTTCAGGATCTTCCAACAAGAACAAAAAGTATGCTGATTCTGATATGGGATCAGAATCAGCAAGGTTCAACTGTGCATACCGAAGAACCGGGAGTGCGAGTTCTACACCGAGAATGTGGGGGAAGGAAATGGAAGCTCGACTCAAAGGGATTTCGAGTGGAGAAGGAACACCAACATCGGTGAGTGGACGTACTGAGTCAGTTGTGTTCATGGAAGAAGAGGATGAACCTAAGGAATGGGTTGCACAAGTTGAGCCTGGTGTGCTTATTACTTTTGTTTCACTGCCCCAAGGTGGGAATGATCTAAAGAGGATACGGTTCAG TCGCGAAATGTTTAATAAATGGCAAGCTCAGAGATGGTGGGCAGAGAACTATGACAAGGTTATGGAGTTATACAATGTTCAAAGGTTCAATCAACAAACAGTTCCTCTCCCAACCCCACCCAGATCTGAAGATGAG AGTTCAAAGATTGAATCTTCAAGGGACAGCCCTGTCACGCCTCCTCTTAGCAAAGAGCGTCTGCCTCGTCATATTCACCACCAAATGGGAATGGGCTACTCCTCATCGGATTCACTGGATCATCACTTTATGCAACCTCAGCCTTTCTATGAAACAAGCCGTCTGGCATCAAAATCCAATCTTTCTGACATCGGTGTCTCAAAGACTGAAAGATCATCCATTGATGCTTCTGTAAGGACGAGTTCATCGGGAGATGAAGAAGATCACTCGGGTGAGCTCTCAATCAGCAATGCCAGTGATATGGAAACCGAGTGGGTTGAACAGGATGAACCAGGAGTATACATCACTATCAGATCACTACCAGGTGGAACCCGAGAACTTAGGCGCGTCCGCTTCAG CCGAGAGAAGTTTGGAGAAATGCATGCGAGATTGTGGTGGGAAGAAAACCGTGCGAGGATACAGGAGCAATACTTGTGA